The Mesorhizobium sp. INR15 region GGGAGCGGGACAACGAACTGAAGCTGCGTGGTTTCCGCATTTTGCGTTTCTGGAATGATGAGGTGCTGCGCGAATTGGATTCCGTCTGCGACACCATTATCGCCTATGTACGAGATGCAAGTTTGCAACCGTGGCGGTGATGGGCTGCGCATAAGCACACACCAAGCTGGAACACCCCTCATCCGACCTCGCTGCGCGAGGCCACCTTCTCCCACAAGGGGAGAAGGGAAGTAGCGCGGCGGCGTGTCCACCAAACATAAGCTGTGAAAGGAGCCCCACATGCCAAAAATCGACCTCTCCGCGGTGCCCGTCCGCAAGGGCTCCGGCTATCCCGCGCCTTTCGACCAGCCTTGCGCCACCCGCACGCGGCAGCGTCTCGGCGATGCCGGCGGGCTCACGGATTTCGGCGTCAACCTGATGCACCTGCCGCCTGGCGGATGGTCGAGCCAGCGCCACTGGCACAGCCATGAGGACGAGCTTGTCTATGTGCTGGAGGGCGAGTTGATCCTGGTCGAGGATGGCGGCGAGACGGTGCTGCGCGCCGGCGATTGCGCGACCTTCGCCAGGAACAGCGGCAACGGCCACCATATGATCAACCGGTCCCCGGTGACGGCGCTCTACCTGGAGGTCGGCTCGCGCTCTCAGGACGATGTCATCACCTGTTCCGACATCGACATGATGAGCCCGAGTTCCGATGGACGGTTCCTGCACAGGGATGGGACGCCGTATCCGGGGCAGGGGTGATGGGCGGCGCAGGCCTTCCTTCTCCCCTTGTGGGAGAAGGTGGATCGGCGCGTCAGCGCCGAGCCGGATGAGGGGTGTTCCAGCGGAATGAGACACTGATAATCAGTTATACGGTCACGGCTGGACAAGCGGTGTTGCCAAGCTGGAACACCCCTCCTCCGTCCGAGCTTCACTCGGCCACCTTCTCCCACAAGGGGAAAAGGGAAGAACGGCGCTGGCGTTCATCCCGCAGCCCGCTAAGCTCCCTCCTCAAAACCCTGGG contains the following coding sequences:
- a CDS encoding cupin domain-containing protein, which produces MPKIDLSAVPVRKGSGYPAPFDQPCATRTRQRLGDAGGLTDFGVNLMHLPPGGWSSQRHWHSHEDELVYVLEGELILVEDGGETVLRAGDCATFARNSGNGHHMINRSPVTALYLEVGSRSQDDVITCSDIDMMSPSSDGRFLHRDGTPYPGQG